In Astyanax mexicanus isolate ESR-SI-001 chromosome 5, AstMex3_surface, whole genome shotgun sequence, a single window of DNA contains:
- the fam183a gene encoding protein FAM183A: MSAPGKTKETEPVDIVHQNAIFVERIRKEQRSQKLHTEFSINPKKLHILTDKPMSRITHEPTKEDPAFLKLIKAAHSEPTKKYTHPMTESQEIGWISTPLIVSDRSDGRLNFARKKTDITQYMNAAFHLKEQTQNLR; this comes from the exons ATGTCAGCTCCgggtaaaactaaagaaacagaACCTGTGGATATAGTTCACCAAAACGCCATTTTTGTGGAGAGGATCCGGAAAGAGCAGAGGAGCCAAAAACTTCACACAGAGTTCAGCATTAACCCTAAAAAAC TGCACATCTTGACTGATAAACCCATGTCAAGGATTACACATGAACCAACAAAAGAAGACC CTGCCTTTCTAAAGCTCATCAAAGCAGCACATTCAGAACCAACAAAGAAATACACTCATCCCATGACAGAGTCTCAAGAAATTGGGTGGATATCAACTCCTCTG ATTGTTTCAGATCGCTCAGATGGAAGATTGAACTTTGCACGGAAGAAAACAGATATCACCCAATACATGAACGCTGCCTTTCATCTGAAGGAACAAACCCAGAACCTTAGGTGA